TGAGAGCAACACAGAGAGGAGCTGGGCTAATTTGCCTGCACTTCTCTGATTGAGCCCTGTGGGAATAGTAGTTTGTTTCTCAATGAAGTCATCAGAAAGAatcagtcctcctctcctccttcactaATAGCATCAGAGTTGTCTCATTACATTATGGAAAGCCAATAGAAATCACAGATATTCACTAGAGGAGCAGCAACCCGCTACAGCTGTTTAAACAGTGGGAGGGAGTTGTAGTGTAGACGCTGATCTAAGGTCAGGGTTAAAGTATGGATTTGAGGATGGTAAGCTATATCTGTCCATCTGCCTGCAGTGTtcaaccttttactgcagtggcctgaataagggtcacacagagtgtttcttggtagtcttaaataaATCTACTTTGAGACCAACGTatacacacatggttatggtctttaaaaagaagacacctgtaccatgtcagatatagagttgaaatgtattacattttgagtttgcatcccaatattacactttatatacatcatgGAATACTGAAAAATATAAAAACCGTTTGACAGAAACCCATCAGATTTTCTgtgttaaaaaaaagaagaatgtttattaattatgaaattatgaaaaatatgaataacattccacccatgaggccactaggtcatttgactgcaggaaagggctacatgtGATGACAATGTTTAGTTGGTATGATGTCCCATTTTAGTTTGGTAGAAATGATTGGAAACCATTGTTGGTGACTCATCCAATGTGGCTGCCAGCTAaactgtcgtagccggccgcgaccgggagacccattgggcggcgcacaattggccaagcgtcgtccagggtaggggagggaatggccggcagggatgtagctcagttggtagagcatggtgtttgcaaagccagggttgtgggttcgagtcccacggtgggccagtatgaaaaataaaaaaagaatgcatgcactcactaactgtaagtcgctctggataagagcgtctgctaaataatgtaaactCTCTTTTTGTCACCATGTGCAGGTGGACCCTAAGCAGTGTTTGAGTGTCATTTATAAGGGACCATAATATATGTATGTAGCATACAGAGTATATACTATTTGGCGTTAAACAGTTTTGAGGACAGTTTCACATTTTCAACTTGTATTATTGAGATTTAATTTCCTTCTAAAGATGACTGGCACTAACACAGTAAAGCCAGCCCTCAGGCTCTGGTCAGCTTCAAGTGATTGGAGTTCTATCCGTGCTGTAGAAATGAaacaagtatactgaacaaaatataaacgcaacatgcaacaatttcaacaatttaactgagttacagttcatataaggaaaccagtcaattgaaatatattcattaggccctaatctatagatttcacatgagtgggcaggggcgcagccatgggtgggcctgggagggaataggcccacccactgtggagcccagccaatcagaaggactttattacagacagaaatactcaatttcatcagctgtcccggTGGCTGGTCTAAGaggatcccgcaggtgaagaagctggatgtggaggtcctgggctggcatggttacacgtggtctgcggttgtgaggccggttggacttactgccaaattctctaaaacgacgttggaggcggcttatggtagagaaatgaacattcaattctctgacaacagctctggtggacattcctgcagtcagcatgccaattgcacgctccctcaaaacttgagacatctgtggcattgtgttttgtgtcaaaactgcacattttagagtggcctttgattgtccctagcacaaggtgcacctgtgtaatgaccatgctgtttaaacagctttttgatatgccacacctgtcaggtggatggattatcttagcaaatgagaaatgctcactaacagggatgtaaacaaatttgtgcacaaatttgaagagaaataagctttttgtgcatatggaatatGTTAGCAGCCcagatgtatgatcttaattgGACCAGTATTGTCACAGCagaataatcctgcagcaacaggatttgaacgtttagtccataatgttggtTGAACAGGGGTTTGGCTATTAGCTGGTCAAAATTAGGTTACATGAAAAGTtaaatactgttaatataaccttGTGTTAGtgcgggttttcagtgaatttctgtaaatcacaaagctcatctgcatttcctgcggagcaggaaaattctcagcaacaaaagagtgatcaaataaagatcctacatctatatGTGATTGAGGTCTAAAATGTCCTCTTCCCAGAAACAGTGTGTAGGCAGCAGCTCTGGGAGTGTGTCCATCTCTCTGTACAGCTCTGGGAGTGTGTGTCCATCTCTCTGTACAGCTCTGGGAGTGTGTCCATCTCTCTGTACAGCTCTGGGAGTGTGTGTCCATCTCTCTGTACAGCTCTGGGAGTGTGTGTCCATCGCTCTGTATAGCTCTGGGAATGTGTGTCCATCTCTCTGTACAgctctgggtgtgtgtgtccatctctCTGTACAGCTCTGGGGAGTGTGTGTCCATCTCTCTGTACAGCTCTGGGAGTGTGTCCATCTCTCCCCACACTCTCAGTGTATCAAAGCTGCCAGTTTAATTCATTTACAGCCTGTGCCGTGGTCAGATATCCATTACggcttggagtgtgtgtgtgcatgtttgtgagtctgtgtgtatgtgtgtgtgtgtgtgtgtgtgtttgcgtgtgcgcAAGCTCGCGCGTGTGTCATGAGCAAAGACTTTGTTAGGATCTATTTCTGCTGACACATTAAAATCTCGGTCGATGGTAGTCTGCCACCTGACAATAATCTCCTAATTACCTTTGAGGGTGGTGTGTGTCCCTCGCACCAAAAGGTCAACAGTCAGACGGTTCTTTAAATGGCAGTTACAGAGCCATTATTACCACTTCAGTGGTGCAGACTGACATTTAACTTTTCTTAATTGGCCCTAAGTTTTGGTAGAAATCAATATTTGTTCATCAATATAGAGACAACATCTGACATACTCTGACTACTCAACGCCATTGCTCACCATTGAGAAAATCCTGTTCAAGCAATTCCGTTTCTGTTCAGGCAAAATTTAAGCAATTCAGTGTTGACTATGGTATCTATCTTATAAAGTGTCTGTTCCTTCTCCATCAACTATTCACATCTGATTCATAATGTACAAGTGAATGCTTTGTGATGCTTTGTCTCCTCTGGCAGTCTCAACTGTTTTCCTACCCACTTCTCATGGGCCATGAAACATTCATAAGGTATAAATCTCTAGCAGCTTACAGGTAAGAATCTCTAAGTGAAAACAAGGAGCAGCTGTGTTTGAAACAGTCTGACTCCATACAAGATGTTTATTCTGCCGTATAGCTGCAGCTTTCAAGGTTTTAGTCTTGATCTTAATTCTCAAACTCCCATCGCTACCTGTGAGGGGGGCTACTATTTCTTCCAGTGCCCAAAACGGTTCCCCTACTTTATTTGACTACAGGAAAATGTAGAAAATACTGCAGTGTGGGTTGATCTGTATTAGAAGAAGTGATTCTATATACATAGTAGGGGATCTCTCTGACTAAACTCTCATCTTTAGCCTATATTCCCCATTTTGATTTAGAAGGAACCCTCTAGAGATTGGATGTTCGATAAGTTGATAATTTTCTGAAAAAGTACAGTAAAGCGCAATGAAACAGGCTACTTAAATGTAGCTATTTGTTATGTAGTGAAAGGAAGGTACCAAGGTATGAATATTCAGGAGATAGGGAGGCCTAGCAATAAGATGAGAAAtatctcttcactattattccgcATTAGAAATGAGATAGCCCACTGTGCTCTCAGCTCATTAGGATCACTGTTTAGAGAGAGCATTATTAGAGTTTCCTATCTTCTAAAGCTGGCTATTTTTAAATGTGAGAAATATGATATTTTCTTCACTCTTTTCATCAACCCATTTCcacctttttttttctctcacgtGGTCAAATAATTATAGCTCATTGCCACCATCTATCTCATCAGTGAGTGTTAGATAGAGGGAGTGAAAGTGAAAGACGTGTGCCAGTCTCACTCTCTCAAACTCTCCCAGTTCTGTCATTACAGATTGGAGGAATTGTATTGAAACTAACGTCTCTTTCTGTCTTTGCTGCTGCAGGAACTTCTACTACATCACCATGCTGAGGGACCCTGTCTCCCGCTACCTGAGCGAGTGGAAGCACGTGCAACGCGGCGCCACCTGGAAGACAGCCCTGCACATGTGTGACGGCCGCTCTCCCACCCAGGACGAACTGCCCGCCTGCTACAGTGGCGACGACTGGACCGGGGTCACCCTGACCAACTTCATGGACTGCCCGTCCAACCTGGCCAACAACCGGCAGGTCCGCATGCTGGCCGACCTCAGCCTGGTGGGCTGCTACAACGTCTCCTCCTTTACCGCCGGCGCCGAACGGGAGCGCGGCCGCGTCCTACTAGCCAGCGCCAAGAACAACCTCCGCAACATGGCCTTCTACGGCCTGACCGAGTTCCAGCGCAAGACGCAGTACCTGTTTGAGCGGACGTTCGGCCTGCGCTTCATCCAGGCTTTCACGCAGATCAACAGCACGCGGGCAGCCAgcgtgggggtgggggagggggctCTGCGGCGGCGCATCGAGGGGCTCAACGCCCTGGACATGGAGCTGTACGAGtacgccaaggagctgttcctcCGGAGGTACCAGTACAGCCGCCAGACACAGCACCGGGAGCAGAGGCtgaggaggaggcaggagaggcaggaggagagggagcgGCTACATCAGCACAGAGCCCCCATCTCCAAAtccaggagggaggaggaggagagggagatagagggggaggaggtgggaggtgTGGCCACCACAGAGGACTACAGCAGCCAGGTGGTGAGATGGTGAGGCGTAACACCCATGCTAGGACTAGTACTTCCTGTcagtttcgctctctctctctctctctctctctctctcgctccctctctctctctctctgccttgggCTGCCCAATGGTGTCTTAATCTTTCAGATgggtgtatttattattactatgTATTATGATGTGGTCAACTTTTGTTTCTTCTCATGCAGAGTTTATTGTGTCTGTCCTTCAAAGTAAGTGAACAACTCTAGGGTGTCAAATGGACATTCAACAAGATTTTATCAGAATCTCCATGGGACTGTACATAATCAAAATGAGCGCCTCAGGATTCTTTAAAAGTAATGTGGTTCgcttagggttgcaaagggagggtatattaacAGAAACTTTCGAAGtgtaccagtaaactaccagaattttgatAGCTTTCTTTTTGTATTTTACCAGATGACATCTACTGGCCATTTTGGGTACTTCatattatcacaggtgtctgtaataatCTATGGCCCTCTAtttggccttatcacatgtaaaatgtaTAAAATGAAATAAGATGATTCTAAAATAAGAAATTGAATGGAAAACCTGTAAAATATTATCCtgatataaaccatcaacttgaataccattggtgtttaatatgagggtttcagcattaaACACCTTTATATAtttttacacacttttatttattttactatctctttgttgtaaatgttttggcgCCAAACTGGTGACAGTTGTgaaaaaaagtcaatagttggaagagttgtagTGTTAAATGAAAAATAATGCCATtcttgattagatgcttttttttctcattaattaggctattttctcttgaaccagtcacagatataaaaaatgtatacatATATGAATATCTAGCTTTTTAAGTTATTCGAGTAAATGACCAAAGTTACCATAGATGACATGTTAATTACTGAAAACTCCGGTAACTTTGGtgaattaccggtagctttgcaacctaGGTTCTCTCTCTGGACTTGCTCATGATATCTACAGTAAGATATGATAGTAATAACACAATAAATGATTCATTAACCACCCTCCCATACTTTGGTTATTTAGGACAGGACTTGTATTAGTTTACCTTGTAAGTTTGCTTTCCAACTATGAGTTAATATGTACAGTATGATGGTATtcaacacattcacctgtaggaAAGCTGTTCAATAAATGTACGCAGCATACCACTGATTTCCAagctttccaaaacatgtccttTTTTCTGCCCTGTTCACATTGTGAACAAAGAACAATGACATCCACTTCTCTTTGCACGCTTTCCCTGtcaaatccacacacacacacgcacgcacgcacacacacacacacacaaacacgcacacgtagacacacacacacacacacacactcactgtatGATGGAACTCTAGAAATAAACTCCGGGGGGGGGACACAATAGGCTGGCTGTCTGAACCAATTAATGCTCTCTTACATCATGGTGGTGTAGAGCAGCCTTTAGCCATTAGTTGTGGTTACAGGCAGTTCAGGGTGAAACGGAGTGTTTAAAGTGCGATTGAGCTTGACTCCAACGCAGCACAATAAAGAGTAGGCTATCTTAATGCCTTTCTCCTTCATCTGGGTACATAGTCACACCAGGGAGGCTGGAGAGAGTATGTGATGTGATGAAGAGAGAACAGAACCAGTGATCTatgtatggaggaggaggaggagggagaggaggaggagggagaggaggaggaggaagtcagTGTGTTCTTACCCCAAAATAGCCTCTTTTCAGCCCAGCTGCAGTTCTCAGGCTATCTAATTGCTATcgcagtaggagagagagaagagagactcaTTGAGGTCAATAATTGTACAACCATCATTACTTCTTATCAAGTCAACCCAGTAACAGTGAGATACGTTGTTTTTCTCCATAACTATTACCATGCACTACTGTGAATAACACTTAGAATGTGAAGCTTTTTTTGAAAGCAGTAGGATCCCAGTAGAAATCCATTGTTGAAAGAATTCAGACCTAAATTAACCTGAGTGTCAAGTCCACCGCTTCCCCAAATGACACTTGTTCTGACCATAGGAGATATTTTACTTTTAGAATAATTTACATGAGCAAGCACTGTGACATGGTTAGTGACGCATAAAGGGATATGACACATGGCACTCAGTAGAATCATTTGGTGACATCAGTTCTAAAGAACAAACAACCCTGTCACTCCTATTTTCTAAGGAAGATCTCTCACTGTTGATAGAAATGGGTCGTTCCGGTGGTTCAGGTTCACTAATTTACCTTAAATATACATTGAAATGAAATGCAGACAGCCCTGAACCACATGGAGTCCTTATAATTGGAACACGTATGTCATACTCAACATATTATGTAGAATTGATGTTTGGGAATTAGAAATAGAAAGTAGCTGTGGTCTGTAGAGACACCTGTAAAAACAGAGGCTTTGTCGACTTGAATTCCAGTTGACTCCCATGGGAAAGGCGTGTGCTGATCGAAAGACAAGTGTTTCATCGAGAAACATGAAAATATGCGGAATAGAAAGGGAGGTGTGGAGGAAGGAAGAGATCACACCCTGTAAAGGGTTTGCCAGACAGAAACAATTTctaccacccatacacaaaaatgtttggcacgcatgactgtaagtcgctttggataaaagcgtctgctaaatggcatattattatttttatttcctGGTTCCCAGTCAGTGTGAAACACAGCACTATTCCCTATATgcctcccaaatggtaccctattccttatatttagtgcactccttttgaccaggctctagtcaaaagtagtgcactatcgggaatagggtaccatttgggacacagcccctgACAAGCCTGGGAGTACACTGACCACAGAATAAATCACTAAGCTGCAATCACGTCGTTACTGTATGTGCACATACGTCCATGTGCGtccacatcacagtgaagaacgaCATCATTGCCAAAGATCTGTACCCCTGTACATAAGAATGACAGTAGATACTATGATAGGAGACCGCATGCTCATGTTGGCATACACCCGCACATTCTCAAAATGCTCTAATGCATAACACTGCTTCTAATGATATGTAATCTGTGAGGGTATCAAGTTGACGTGGGGAATTCACAAAATGTCACCAAAGGAGCTTTTCAACAATGTTTACTGGAACGGTAGAGGAAGAGATTGAAAGGTTGAGAAGAAACTATAGCCAACAATCAAGTGCAACTAGAGACAGGAGGAACTTGTTGCACGCATAGGCCTACTAATTTATATTCATATTCAAGCTTCCATTCTAGCCACACCTCTTTATTGTTCTCATAGTGTTCTGATAGCAAGATACTATACAGAGGTCTTCTTTACTGTCAGAGAGTTCACTCAAGTGTTTCTTTGCATTAGTTACTTGCTTCCAGCTTTGAATCTGAAGTGAGGTCTGGGTTCCCACAATGTAGGGTAAACAGTGGACATAACCACCCTTTGATGTGGGACTCAATAGTACAGCCTCAAATAAACATTTAAGCACCACTAATCTGACACTAGTTTGTTAACTATTTGATTTTATCAAATGATGAAATTAGTTGAAATTAAATTGGATGAATAATGTATTATAGTAAATAGGCTTCAGAGGAAAAGCATGATGATACAGTTTACTATCAGTTTCCTTATTAGGAAGTGGTCCTGTGATTGTAAGATGAAAAATAGATGTCACTTAACAGCAGGAAATCTTTCCCCCCAGCCAATGTGTTCCTTATTCCTAGACTCTCATTTCATTGTTGCTTGCATAAAGTAGGTGATTAATAAATAACTGAGAGAGTGCTAACACTGGGTATAGAAGTCAAAACATTTGGTGTCTGAATCATATTGGTATGTTTCTGGTCATGGGTCAAGTGTATCATGTTCTTGGTTCTCTCTCACAAGTCATGTCAGAGCTCGAACAATGCATCAAATACCcacagagctctgagacagaTATTGATGAGTTAAATGATGATTGTTAAACATTTATTTATAATGAAGTGATATGGCAATATCAATTAGAGTATACAATAGATATAGAGTCACTCTTTACAAGTATCTCATATGTTATAAACCTCATATTGGTGTATAATAAAATCTGATAAAAGGTTTTCTATTTACAGgatcacagtacagtatatactatattataaactgggtggttcgagcactAAATGccgattggctgaaagccgtggtagatcagaccgt
The sequence above is a segment of the Coregonus clupeaformis isolate EN_2021a chromosome 16, ASM2061545v1, whole genome shotgun sequence genome. Coding sequences within it:
- the hs6st3a gene encoding heparan-sulfate 6-O-sulfotransferase 3-B, whose product is MTISPPTMEDKSNKLILIPILAVVFLMIGYQYICPTGSNSCRFLTGEKLSGIFRQYHSGDDIYAYQEGLDEEGASKILSKLNLTDGDLERHVDFNIKGDDVIVFLHIQKTGGTTFGRHLVRNIHLEQPCDCMPGQKKCTCHRPGKAESWLFSRFTTGWSCGLHADWTELTNCVPAVMNKKDKKDAQRNRRNFYYITMLRDPVSRYLSEWKHVQRGATWKTALHMCDGRSPTQDELPACYSGDDWTGVTLTNFMDCPSNLANNRQVRMLADLSLVGCYNVSSFTAGAERERGRVLLASAKNNLRNMAFYGLTEFQRKTQYLFERTFGLRFIQAFTQINSTRAASVGVGEGALRRRIEGLNALDMELYEYAKELFLRRYQYSRQTQHREQRLRRRQERQEERERLHQHRAPISKSRREEEEREIEGEEVGGVATTEDYSSQVVRW